In Thermococcus celericrescens, one genomic interval encodes:
- a CDS encoding universal stress protein: MRILVLVDGSKWSQKAALHAIAIAKKKRGKVILFSVLDRREARAMAFNLGMFSENLSEVERFEEEIWKDMKRSIKHLMTNLLELCQEEGVNCSFRIVEGSAKEKILEEANSGGYSLVVMGAYGRSGKTRIGSLLEEVVGLIGPPVMVVR; this comes from the coding sequence ATGCGGATACTCGTCCTCGTTGATGGTTCGAAGTGGAGCCAGAAGGCGGCGCTTCACGCCATCGCCATAGCCAAAAAGAAGAGGGGAAAGGTCATACTCTTCTCGGTCCTGGACAGGAGGGAAGCCAGGGCCATGGCCTTCAACCTGGGAATGTTCAGCGAGAACCTCTCGGAGGTTGAGAGGTTTGAGGAGGAGATATGGAAGGACATGAAGAGGAGCATCAAGCACCTGATGACGAACCTCCTGGAGCTCTGTCAGGAGGAGGGCGTGAACTGCTCCTTCAGGATAGTCGAGGGTTCTGCCAAGGAAAAGATCCTCGAAGAGGCCAACTCTGGGGGCTACAGTCTGGTCGTCATGGGTGCCTACGGCAGGAGCGGAAAAACGAGGATAGGGAGCCTTCTCGAGGAGGTAGTCGGTCTGATAGGCCCCCCGGTCATGGTGG
- a CDS encoding ArsB/NhaD family transporter: MEQTIAAGIAVAVFLVTYAMIISERVHRTVAALFGAAVVLFLGIVPWEALPEHLDLDTLFLLIGMMIIVNTSKESGLFEFIAIKTAKFARGSPMKVLLLFSVVTAVISSVLDNVTTVLLLTPMLLYITRLMDINPVPFLLAEVFASNIGGTATLIGDPPNIMIGSAARLSFNEFLFNMGPIALVDLFTSLGIIYLVYRNAMKISDAKRDKILSTLSELDERDAIRDYSLFKKSVAVILGVVMLFFIHDRLGIEPAVVALTGASVLLLWSGMDPEEILEKVEWTAIFFFMGLFILVGALVETGIIDGVARWILGYIGNTGEALIIITWFSAVSSAIVDNIPLTAAMIPLIKAMGSSMNVYPLWWALSLGACLGGNGTAIGASANVVVIGIASREGVRITFMDFLKVGLVIMFVTVAIGLGLLWIRYIGV, translated from the coding sequence ATGGAGCAGACCATCGCAGCAGGAATAGCCGTCGCAGTGTTCCTGGTAACCTACGCCATGATAATCAGCGAGAGGGTTCACAGAACGGTCGCGGCCCTCTTCGGTGCGGCCGTTGTGCTGTTCCTCGGCATAGTGCCGTGGGAGGCACTTCCCGAGCACCTCGACCTCGACACGCTCTTCCTCCTCATCGGCATGATGATAATCGTCAACACCTCCAAGGAGAGCGGTCTCTTTGAGTTCATAGCCATAAAAACCGCCAAGTTTGCCAGGGGGAGTCCTATGAAGGTTCTTCTGCTGTTCTCCGTTGTTACCGCAGTCATAAGCTCGGTTCTTGACAACGTTACGACCGTCCTGCTATTGACCCCGATGCTCCTCTACATAACGCGCCTAATGGACATCAATCCTGTCCCGTTTCTCCTAGCGGAGGTCTTTGCCTCCAACATAGGTGGAACTGCCACCCTCATTGGAGATCCCCCCAACATAATGATAGGCTCCGCGGCCAGGCTGAGCTTCAATGAGTTCCTCTTTAACATGGGGCCAATAGCGCTCGTGGACCTCTTCACTTCCCTCGGGATAATATACCTAGTTTACCGGAACGCCATGAAGATCAGCGACGCCAAGAGGGACAAAATACTTTCGACCCTCAGTGAGCTCGATGAGAGGGATGCCATAAGGGACTACTCCCTCTTCAAGAAGTCCGTGGCGGTCATACTTGGGGTAGTCATGCTCTTTTTCATCCACGATCGGCTGGGGATTGAGCCGGCAGTCGTTGCCCTCACCGGCGCCTCCGTTCTCCTCCTGTGGAGCGGGATGGACCCGGAGGAGATCCTCGAAAAGGTCGAGTGGACGGCAATATTCTTCTTCATGGGCCTCTTCATACTCGTCGGTGCCCTCGTGGAGACAGGCATCATCGACGGGGTTGCCCGCTGGATACTGGGATACATCGGGAACACCGGCGAGGCGCTGATTATAATAACCTGGTTCTCCGCGGTCTCCTCCGCCATAGTGGACAACATCCCCCTCACTGCGGCGATGATACCCCTCATAAAGGCAATGGGGAGTTCGATGAACGTTTACCCGCTCTGGTGGGCCCTCTCCCTCGGAGCCTGCCTCGGCGGCAACGGAACTGCAATAGGTGCGAGCGCCAACGTGGTTGTCATCGGTATCGCCAGCAGGGAGGGCGTTCGGATAACGTTTATGGACTTCCTCAAGGTTGGGCTTGTTATAATGTTCGTCACCGTTGCTATAGGACTGGGGCTGCTCTGGATAAGGTATATAGGGGTGTGA